The sequence TATGGTTTACTATCTGTAGGGAATACATTTGTAATGTATGAAGGTGGTATTATAAATAACAAACATATTGAAGATGATTTATGGAAAACAATTGTAAAACATAAAGTAACACATACATTTCCATCCCCATCTGTATTTAGATACCTTATTAAAACTGATCCTGAAGGAAAAATCATCAGTTCAAAGtatgatttatcaaatttagaaGAAATATGGTGTGGTAGTGAAGTAATTGAAGAATCAATTCCAGAATACATTGAacaaaagttaaaaataaaatgtttaagAGTATTTGGTCAAAGTGAAATTGGCATAACTTCATTTATTAGTGTTCATGCTTTAAATATGCCTTATAAAGCCACTGGCATACCATCAATTTTCATAAAACCATCAATACTTTCAGAAGAAGGTAAAGTTTtgaattcaaatgaaattggttTTGTTGCAATTAAACTACCAATGCCACCAGGTTTTGCAACTacatattataaaaatgatgaaaagtttaaacaattattttctaaattccCAGGTTATTATAATACCGGTGATTTAGGTTATAAAGATCAAAGAGGATTTTATACAATTGTTTCGAGATCAGatgatcaaattaaaatcGGTTATAAAAAAGTTCAATTAAATACAATTGAAACgtcaattttaaaacaccCATCAGTTTTAGAATGTTGTTCGATTGGTATTTATGATCCAGTTATTCGTAGTGTACCAATTGGTGTATTagtattaaaagaaaatcaatcaattgatttaattaaattacaaaatgaaattaataatatcattacACAAGATATTGAATCATGTGCAGTCTTaagaaaaattttaattgttaacCAATTACCAAAAACAAAAGTTGGTAAAATTCCAAGACTAATTTtgtcaaatttattaaatgattcaaattaTCAACTACCCCATAATGTCAGTGACACTGAAATATTTTATGAAATCAAAGAATTatatatgaaaaatttatAGTTAGTAaacttaatttaaaaatttgtttttattttttgaaaaaaaaataataaaaaaaaaaaaatttgaattatttattttttaaatttaataaataaaaaaataaaaaaatttaattatattttttttttttttattggtttgataaaaaatagtGTTTTACCTTTTGATTACATTAGaagttttgttttaaaaaaaaggttaaaaattcaaaaaaaataataaggacggatataaattattgtttatttccTTTAATGCATAAACTGTGattaatcaatattaaataaaaaaaataataataatataaatattgtttgtaatgattaaaattttttttttttttaataagtttcaaatgttgaaaaatctttaaaaaaaaaattaattttaatcgTAACAAgcactttaaaaaaatatttacttaTTATTAGCATTTTTAACAAAcaacataaaaataaaaattttaattaaaataaattaaattaaattaaaaaacacaCTGGGGTGTGTAGaatttctaaaatattttagtggaaataatttaatttattttaattaaaattttttatttttaattatataaaaatattatctaACAAACaataagaatttttttttttttttttttttttcattagaGTTTGTGCactattatatttaatttttcattttcattttattaaataattaataacaaatatGTATAAACTTAGTGATccttttgattatttaaatgataatagttATTCAAAGTCTAATCCAGAAGCTTTTTGGGATGAGGTTGCTAAAAAGAATGTTTTTTGGTAAatatatatctttttttttctttgttaaaaaagagatattaaaattaaaacaaaaactaagatttttaaaaataaaagggaTAAAATGTATGATAAAGTTTATAGTGGCGATGAAATATATCCAGATTGGTTTAAAGGTGGTGAATTAAATACatgttataatttattagatattcatattaaaaatccTGCTAAAAGAGATCAAGATGCATTAATTTATGAATGtccatttttaaagaaaacaattaaattaacatattatcaattatatgAAAAAGTATGTGAATTTTCAAGagtacttttaaatttaaatgtttcaaaaaatgataatgttttaatatttatggCAAATACATTAGAACCATTGATTGCAATGTTATCATGTGCTCGTATTGGTGCAACTCAATGTACATTATTCGATGGTTCTTCGGTTAAAAGTTTAATAGATAGAATCGAAACAATTacaccaaaattaataattacaacAAATTATGGTATTTTAAATGACGAAATCATTACATTtacaccaaatttaaaagaagcaattgaattatcaacttttaaaCCAAGTAATGTAATAACTTTATTTAGAAATGAAGTTTTGGAtgaaacaaaattaaaaaaagttcaaACTATTCCAACTATTCCAAATACATTAAGTTGgtatgatgaaattaaaaaattaaaagaaaataatcaatcaccATTTTATGAATATGTACCAGTAGAATCAAGTCATCCATTATATATACTTTATACAAGTGGCACAACTGGTAATACCAAAGCTGTTGTAAGAAGTAATGGTCCGCATATGGTTGGTATTAAATACTATACATTCCGTAAAGAATCAGATATACCTCAAATTGTATTTTCACATACAAATATTGGGTGGGTATCATTTCATGGTTTCTTTTATGGTTTATTATCTGGAGGAAACACCTTGGTAATGTATGAAGGTGgtattataaaaaacaaacataTGGAAGATGATTTATGGATAGCTATTGTAAAACATAAAGTAACACATACGTTTCCATCCCCATCTGTATTTAGATACCTTATTAAAACTGATCCTGAAGGAACAATTGTACGTTCTAAGtatgatttatcaaatttaaaagaaatatggTGTGGTGGTGAAGTAATTGAAGAATCAATTCCAGAATATATTGAacaaaagttaaaaataaaatgtttaagAGTATTTGGTCAAAGTGAAATTGGCGTAACTTCATTTATTAGTGTCCATGCTTTAAATATTCCTTATAGAGCCACTGGCGTACCATCAATTTATATTAGACCATCAATACTTTCAGAAGAAGGTGAAGTTTtgaattcaaatgaaattggttTAGTTGCATTTAAACTACCAATGCCTCCCAGTTTTACAAttacattttataaaaatgatgaaaagtTTAAACAACTATTTACAAGATTTCCAGGTTACTACGATTCAGGTGATTTAGGTTATAAAGATCAAAGAGGATTTTATACAATTGTTTCAAGATCAGATGATCAAATTAAGATaggttttaataaaattcaattaaatacaattgacacatcaattttaaaacatccATCAGTTTTAGAATGTTGTTCTATTGGTATTTTAAGTCCAGATTGCCATACTGCACCGATTGGTATATTggtattaaaagaaaatccatcaattgatttaaataaattacaaaatgaaattaataatatcatcaCGCAAGATATTGAATCACTGGCagtcttaaaaaaaataatagttattaACCAATTACCAAAAACAAAAGTTGGTAAAATTCCAAGacaaattttatcaaatttattaaatgatccAAACTATCAATTACCAGACGATGTCAATGACTCTGaactattttataaaatcaaagagttatatatgaaaaattaattttagcaaagtttttgtaaattgtttttgttctaaaaaaaaaaaaaaaaaaaaagagtaataataattaaaaaagaaaataatttggattatttttttttaatttaataaaagtaggagatataaaaaataaataaaaaatataaaaaaaaaataaaaaaatttaaacttttaaataatatgtttgaaattatttgatttttttttttttttgactaaAAATAGTGTTTTACTATGGGACAAAAAGAGTTTTTTTAATCCACCTCCATCCttattgttttgtttaaaGGGGTTTTCTCCCGttgtaatttaattaattttaaattaaatttaattttcaaaaaaaaaaaaaaaaaaaaaaaaaaaaaaaaaaaaaaaaaaaaaaaaaaaaaaatattatttaattttacaaaaagtttcattataatatttaaaaaccaaaatataaaaaaaatgtcacACAAATTCCCCacttaaaatattattataatttcaaaaatatttaattaaaaaagaaatatataataaataagaataaaataaaaataatataatttggtAGTTAAAATGGATTCTAACTTTATCGGTTGAGTTGAAAGAAGTCGCACAAATTTTGTAACTTAAAAAAGAACTAAGGTTTCTATTTCAACCtctgtttttaattttttccaaaatattaaaaccgCAATAAGGCTACGACatcaataaaattgaaatatttgcTTATTGTGAATTCTCACACGGTATATTGTGTAACACACACCACCCAGGTTTAACTTCATGAACGCACCGTCAATAGGAATTCACTACAGCAGCGTAgtcaaattaaataataaaattcactACGCTACTGTAGTGAAATTTTATGGAAAATTCCCtccaacaataataattaaaaaagaaaataatttggattattttttttttaatttaataaaagtaggagatataaaaaatatataaaaaatataaaaaaaaaataaaaaaatttaaacttttaaataatatgtttgaaattatttgatttttttttttttgattttttttttttaattattttttttttttgactaaAAATAGTGTTTTACTATGGGACGAAAAGAGTTTTTTTAATCCACCTCCTTCCTTATTATTTTACATATAtccaaattattaattaattatccATATTTTTTGGATTCtatcctttttttattttttatcaccACTAAAGAGATAttccttaaaaaaaaaaaaaaatagagaaAATAAGGAAAAAtagataaatttttttaaatttttttttcttaaaaaactgcaaataaaaataaaaactagaCTGTTTGGttattaaaatgaatatttatttatatttttaagatttttttttattttttttttttcaaaagatatgaaaaaattttgatcagtaaaaaaaaatttaacaatttaattttaaaaaaataattataaaatcccAATCTAAGCAATGAGaaagatataaaataatttgttttgtttttaattcaaacaatgagaaagatataaaatgattctatttatatttaattttttttttttttttttttttttttttttttttttctttggaCTCCATTTTATCTAGGCATTTAATTAGACAAAacttaaataaagataattacaaaaaatatatgaatgaaaatttttaaaaccctATAGATATTGGGCAGATATGATAATTTcaaacctttttttaatttaaaaaaaaaaaaaaaaaaatatcttgcacgggaaaaaaaaacctagtaaaatgttaaattatttaaaaaaaaataaaaattcttatattttaatattttttatttaaatatttattgtacacccattattttttatcattttattatagtttttaataatctacAATATATTAAACTATAgtttaatgttttaaaaaatgagaaatttcaatagtattatttcctattaattgttgtatattattaaattatagttttatgttttaaaaaatgagaaATTACAATAGTAAAATTTCTCACAATATggtaaatcaataaattttttataatttaatgacaaattaatattcaattctaattaaataatataagattttttcaatttttaatttattaaaatatattttttttatggccagattctttttaattattttatgataatttaataataaagtgtgattaattattaattagaaattgatattagtttattaaaaattttattatataaaaatattatctaACAAACaataagaatttttttttttttcattagaATTTTTGCACTTTCCCAAAAAATTCTccatattattttatttatttatattttttattgcgacattaatttcttatttttttttattatgaattatggtatatgtaaaaaaaagtagTAGGAATAAATTTGgagattttaaataaacctttttcatgtatcttttaaataatcttaattgaaattattagtggacatattttttttatttaattttattcatttcataATTCTAGTTTACTCACTTTTTGTAATTTAGGATATtcataatatgaataatttttaatgacGGGTgcaataaaatttatttttatgtataaattttttttttccatgatttagtattattaattttttttttcttttttttttttaatatttcatttgtattttattatatttaatttttcattttcattttattaaataattaaaaacaaatatgtATAAACTTAGTGATccttttgattatttaaatgataacaGTTATTCAAATTCTAATCCAGAAGCTTTTTGGGATGAGGTTGCTAAAAAGAATGTTTTTTGGTAAatatatatctttttttttctttgttaaaaaagagatattaaaattaaaacaaaaactaagatttttaaaaataaaagggaAAAAATGTATGATAAAGTTTATAGTGGCGATGAAATATATCCAGATTGGTTTAAAGGTGGTGAATTAAATACatgttataatttattagacattcatattaaaaatccTGCTAAAAGAGATCAAGATGCATTAATTTATGAATGTccatatttaaagaaaacaattaaattaacctattatcaattatatgAAAAAGTATGTAAATTTTCAAGAGTTCTTTTAAACTTAAATGtttcaaaaaatgataatgttttaatatttatggCAAATACATTAGAACCATTAATTGCAATGTTATCATGTGCTCGTATTGGTGCAACTCAATGTACATTATTCGATGGTTATTCGGTTAAAAGTTTAATAGATAGAATCGAAACAATTacaccaaaattaataattacaacAAATTATGGTATTTTTAATGACGAAATCATTACATTtacaccaaatttaaaagaagcaattgaattatcaacttttaaaCCAAGTAATGTAATTACTCTATTTAGAAATGAAGTTTTGGAtgaaacaaaattaaaaaaagttcaaAATATTCCAACTATTCCAAATACATTAAGTTGgtatgatgaaattaaaaaattaaaagaaaataatcaatcaccATTTTATGAATATGTACCAGTAGAATCAAGTCATCCATTATATATACTTTATACAAGTGGCACAACTGGTAATACCAAAGCTGTTGTAAGAAGTAATGGTCCGCATATGGTTGGTATTAAATACTATACATTCCGTAAAGAATCAGATATACCTCAAATTGTATTTTCAAATGCAAATATTGGGTGGGTATCATTTCATGGTTTCTTTTATGGTTTATTATCTGGAGGAAACACCTTGGTAATGTATGAAGGTGGTATTATAAAAAACGAACATATAGAAGATGATTTATGGATAGCTATTGTAAAACATAAAGTAACACATACATTTCCATCCCCATCTGTATTTAGATACCTTATTAAAACTGATCCTGAAGGAACAATTGTACGTTCTAAGtatgatttatcaaatttaaaagaaatatggTGTGGCGGTGAAGTAATTGAAGAATCAATTCCAGAATACATTGAacaaaagttaaaaataaaatgtttaagAGTATACGGTCAAAGTGAAATTGGCGTAACTTCATTTATTAGTGTCCATGCTTTAAATATTCCTTATAGAGCCACTGGCGTACCATCAATTTATATTAGACCATCAATACTTTCAGAAGAAGGTGAAGTTTtgaattcaaatgaaattggttTAGTTGCATTTAAACTACCAATGCCACCCAGTTTTGCAAttacattttataaaaatgatgaaaagtTTAAACAACTATTTACAAGGTTTCCAGGTTACTATGATTCAGGTGATTTAGGTTATATAGATCAAAGAGGATTTTATACAATTGTTTCAAGATCAGATGATCAAATTAAGATAAGttgtaataaaattcaattaaatacaattgacacatcaattttaaaacatccATCAGTTTTAGAATGTTGTTCTATTGGTATTTTAAGTCCAGATTGTCGTACTGCACCGATTGGTATATTggtattaaaagaaaatccatcaattgatttaaataaattacaaaatgaaattaataatatcatcaCGCAAGATATTGAATCACTGGCagtcttaaaaaaaataatagttattaACCAATTACCAAAAACAAAAGTTGGTAAAATTCCAAGacaaattttatcaaatttattaaatgatccAAACTATCAATTACCAGACGATGTCAATGACTCTGaactattttataaaatcaaagagttatatatgaaaaattaattttagcaaagtttttgtaaattgtttttgttctaaaaaaaaaaaaaaaaaaaaagagtaataataattaaaaaagaaaataatttggattatttttttttaatttaataaaagtaggagatataaaaaataaataaaaaatataaaaaaaaaataaaaaaatttaaacttttaaataatatgtttgaaattatttgatttttttttttttttgactaaAAATAGTGTTTTACTATGGGACAAAAAGAGTTTTTTTAATCCACCTCCATCCttattgttttgtttaaaGGGGTTTTCTCCCGttgtaatttaattaattttaaattaaatttaattttcaaaaaaaaaaaaaaaaaaaaaaaaaaaaaaaaaaaaaaaaaaaaaaaaaaaaaaatatattttaatttcacaaaAGTTTTCATAATAGATATTAGATAccagatattaaaaaaatgtcaCACAAAATCACcacataaaataataatataaattcaaaaataatttaattaaaaagaaaataataattaattagaataaaattaaaataatataatattgtaGTTTAAATTGGATCTAACCCTATCGGCTGAGGTTGAAGTAGTTCGCTCAAATCTGTTAACTATAAAAAGAACTAGGTTTCTAATTCAACCTCagtaataaatatatacaaaataataaaaacgcGATAGGGCTACGgtcatcaattaaattgaatATATTGCTAATGATGAATCTCAACAACAGGATAATGaggaacaacaacaacaaccacaggTATCAACATTCAATGAACAGCAACGTCAAATAAGGGAACAGCAGCAGGTAATAgataaacaaaatcaacttcttcaacaacacattcaattaataaatcaacaatctcaacaacaattaaataaccaTTCgacaccaccatcatcacccaACATTACAACACCAATAACTTCAGCAGCAATAACCAATAcaataaagaaatcattaGGAAAAACTAACACTGATGACACCGACCACCAGTTGttacaattaaaatgaatattatttatatttttaagattttttttattttttttttttcaaaagatatgaaaaaattttgatcagtaaaaaaaaatttaacaatttaattttaaaaaaataattataaaaatccCAATCTAAGCAATGAGaaagatataaaataatttgttttgttttttattcaaacaatgagaaagatataaaatgattttatttatttttaattttttttttttttttttttttttttttttctttggaCTCCATTTTATCTAGGCATTTAATTAGACAAAacttaaataaagataattacaaaaaatatatgaatggaaatttttaaaaccctAGAGATATTGGGCAGATATGATAGTTTcaaacctttttttattttaaaaaaaaaaaaaaaaaaatatctttacaataaaaattgtaaaaaaaaaaatatatatagtgaaaaaaatcaaaaaagcaCTATTAAAAAGAAGAATTCAATTCACTTAacttaaaatcaaaatcaaaataaatatataattgaacacttttttaattaatttaaaaaaaaaaaaaattaaaaaaaaaaaaaaaaatactagtATACTCACTtacatatatttatatttgtaaattatatcgcaattattttattccttttcaaataattatcagtgcaaaaaaataatgataataaaaatgaaaaaaaaaatttaccacATCTTAGTCCCATATTTAACtagtttttaattaaattcaacacaactatgattttgaaaaaaaaaaaataaaaaataaaaaaaaaaaatgtattactttttttttaaacaattttatttatttatttttatttatttttcttattatATATCTCTATaatctatattatttttttttttttttttttttttctatatatctctaattttttttttaaataacaataataataatgaaaactGAAAAAGGTGCTTACAAATGTACCCAAAAATTTTGCAGCATGTCTTATGGTTACGCTAGCTCACTCTCAAGACATATTACCAAGAAACATGCAGGTGCTGTAAGAAATAAATCTGCTTCAAATAAACCAATGGTAATGTGCCGCCACTCTGATTGCACTTTCCTCTGCCACACAAAACACCGTCGTAGACATGAAAAGTGTCACAAAAATCTTTGCAAAGACCAAGAATGTCCCGCTTGTACCAATCCAGATCAATTTAAAAGAGGTAGAAAACCTAAACATTTGGTAGATCCTAAAAATTCCATAATTTCCTCTAGACAGTCGAACTACTgttcaattcaaaatttgtttaaataaaaaaaatcgaaaaaaaaaaaaaaaaaaaaaaaaaaaaaaaaaaaaaataataataataataatattaaagattaaaaattaaaaaaaaataaaaataaacctgttttttaaagatggaaataacaaaacaaattaatttttttgaatttattattttttattcaaaataaaattttttttttttttttttttttttttttttttcttgggttttaaggaaaaaaaaaaaaataaataaaaaaaattttattttttatttcgtACAAgtgttaattattattaaaaaattaaaaaattaatgttttCAAATCGCTCAATGATCAAAACACGTTAGTACTATTTTTAACCAAAAACCCaaaaacccaaaaaaaaaaaaaacgaattaTAGTCAAGCAACAtgtaatgaaaaattataacCATAATTAAAACTCaacaattagaaaaaaaaaaaaaaaagaaaaaaaaaaaaaaaaaaaaaattattctttaCAATAAacacaataattttaaaaaaaaatt comes from Dictyostelium discoideum AX4 chromosome 2 chromosome, whole genome shotgun sequence and encodes:
- the aslJ-1 gene encoding hypothetical protein, producing MYKLSDPFNYVNDSNYANSYPEDFWDEVAKKHVFWDKMYDKVYSGDEIYPDWFKGGELNTCYNLLDIHTKNPTKRDQDAIIYECPFLKKTEKLTYYQLYEKVCEFSRVLLNLNVSKNDVVLIYMSNTLEPLIAMLSCARIGATHCTIIDGYSVKSLIDRIETITPELIITTNYGISNDEIITFTPNLKEAIELSTFKPSNVITLFRNEVLDETNLKKVNDIPTIPNTLSWYDEIKKLKENNQSPFYEYVPVESSHSLYILYTSGTTGNAKAVVRSNGPHLVSIRYYRFRKESDIPQIVFSYSNIGWVSFHGFFYGLLSVGNTFVMYEGGIINNKHIEDDLWKTIVKHKVTHTFPSPSVFRYLIKTDPEGKIISSKYDLSNLEEIWCGSEVIEESIPEYIEQKLKIKCLRVFGQSEIGITSFISVHALNMPYKATGIPSIFIKPSILSEEGKVLNSNEIGFVAIKLPMPPGFATTYYKNDEKFKQLFSKFPGYYNTGDLGYKDQRGFYTIVSRSDDQIKIGYKKVQLNTIETSILKHPSVLECCSIGIYDPVIRSVPIGVLVLKENQSIDLIKLQNEINNIITQDIESCAVLRKILIVNQLPKTKVGKIPRLILSNLLNDSNYQLPHNVSDTEIFYEIKELYMKNL
- the aslK-1 gene encoding hypothetical protein, whose amino-acid sequence is MYKLSDPFDYLNDNSYSKSNPEAFWDEVAKKNVFWDKMYDKVYSGDEIYPDWFKGGELNTCYNLLDIHIKNPAKRDQDALIYECPFLKKTIKLTYYQLYEKVCEFSRVLLNLNVSKNDNVLIFMANTLEPLIAMLSCARIGATQCTLFDGSSVKSLIDRIETITPKLIITTNYGILNDEIITFTPNLKEAIELSTFKPSNVITLFRNEVLDETKLKKVQTIPTIPNTLSWYDEIKKLKENNQSPFYEYVPVESSHPLYILYTSGTTGNTKAVVRSNGPHMVGIKYYTFRKESDIPQIVFSHTNIGWVSFHGFFYGLLSGGNTLVMYEGGIIKNKHMEDDLWIAIVKHKVTHTFPSPSVFRYLIKTDPEGTIVRSKYDLSNLKEIWCGGEVIEESIPEYIEQKLKIKCLRVFGQSEIGVTSFISVHALNIPYRATGVPSIYIRPSILSEEGEVLNSNEIGLVAFKLPMPPSFTITFYKNDEKFKQLFTRFPGYYDSGDLGYKDQRGFYTIVSRSDDQIKIGFNKIQLNTIDTSILKHPSVLECCSIGILSPDCHTAPIGILVLKENPSIDLNKLQNEINNIITQDIESLAVLKKIIVINQLPKTKVGKIPRQILSNLLNDPNYQLPDDVNDSELFYKIKELYMKN
- the aslL-1 gene encoding hypothetical protein — its product is MYKLSDPFDYLNDNSYSNSNPEAFWDEVAKKNVFWEKMYDKVYSGDEIYPDWFKGGELNTCYNLLDIHIKNPAKRDQDALIYECPYLKKTIKLTYYQLYEKVCKFSRVLLNLNVSKNDNVLIFMANTLEPLIAMLSCARIGATQCTLFDGYSVKSLIDRIETITPKLIITTNYGIFNDEIITFTPNLKEAIELSTFKPSNVITLFRNEVLDETKLKKVQNIPTIPNTLSWYDEIKKLKENNQSPFYEYVPVESSHPLYILYTSGTTGNTKAVVRSNGPHMVGIKYYTFRKESDIPQIVFSNANIGWVSFHGFFYGLLSGGNTLVMYEGGIIKNEHIEDDLWIAIVKHKVTHTFPSPSVFRYLIKTDPEGTIVRSKYDLSNLKEIWCGGEVIEESIPEYIEQKLKIKCLRVYGQSEIGVTSFISVHALNIPYRATGVPSIYIRPSILSEEGEVLNSNEIGLVAFKLPMPPSFAITFYKNDEKFKQLFTRFPGYYDSGDLGYIDQRGFYTIVSRSDDQIKISCNKIQLNTIDTSILKHPSVLECCSIGILSPDCRTAPIGILVLKENPSIDLNKLQNEINNIITQDIESLAVLKKIIVINQLPKTKVGKIPRQILSNLLNDPNYQLPDDVNDSELFYKIKELYMKN
- a CDS encoding hypothetical protein (Similar to Dictyostelium discoideum (Slime mold). protein-tyrosine phosphatase 3 (EC 3.1.3.48) (Protein-tyrosine-phosphate phosphohydrolase 3)), translated to MKTEKGAYKCTQKFCSMSYGYASSLSRHITKKHAGAVRNKSASNKPMVMCRHSDCTFLCHTKHRRRHEKCHKNLCKDQECPACTNPDQFKRGRKPKHLVDPKNSIISSRQSNYCSIQNLFK